In Flavobacterium gelatinilyticum, a genomic segment contains:
- a CDS encoding SH3 domain-containing protein: MKKLYFLIALFLSLVLHSQERYFLNSDTRLYTSPKTGSFLGYFKYGAEVRLLSESQNGWYKVQADNFNEGYIQEKYVATRLNAKDVKVKDPENPILEGGDVYYGGNHFFVLAAGLKARALPDKNSKIKEILFTGDPVPVNYVPVNPDEWVNINGNFNEEYSRYTLRKFLGLRPDFDTLIKDFDKLDATAAAERKTLSERIVELAWNSDYSKLAPAYQRYYEVVKQINDPKLIADTELNMALVKGLSKHKLPEQIVSFAQKAEYSLKGTKTKSLYLTQKDLVKVFGQPVKKESVGDECGIYLSDLFYYYPDLQASVDEKKNQAEIVKVFINENNKLIFSQNAVLDHTVSEKAFIEKYGTYIEASIKSPHNYTIILEDSQFRIEFKDGKLFSVEIFFYC; encoded by the coding sequence ATGAAAAAACTTTACTTTCTAATTGCATTATTTCTTTCTCTTGTATTGCATTCGCAGGAACGTTATTTTCTAAATTCAGATACCAGACTTTATACTTCACCAAAAACAGGTTCTTTTCTGGGTTATTTTAAATACGGTGCCGAGGTTCGTTTATTATCCGAAAGTCAAAACGGCTGGTACAAAGTTCAGGCAGACAATTTTAATGAAGGCTATATTCAGGAAAAGTACGTTGCCACAAGATTAAATGCCAAAGATGTTAAAGTAAAAGATCCCGAAAACCCAATTCTGGAAGGCGGTGATGTGTATTATGGAGGCAATCATTTTTTTGTTCTCGCAGCCGGTTTAAAAGCCAGAGCACTTCCAGATAAAAATTCAAAAATTAAAGAAATCCTTTTTACAGGCGATCCCGTTCCGGTAAATTATGTTCCGGTAAATCCCGATGAATGGGTAAACATCAACGGTAATTTTAACGAAGAATATTCTCGATATACACTGCGTAAATTCCTTGGACTTCGTCCGGATTTTGACACCTTAATCAAGGATTTTGATAAACTCGATGCTACTGCCGCAGCAGAACGAAAAACACTAAGTGAAAGAATCGTTGAACTGGCATGGAACAGCGATTACTCTAAATTAGCTCCCGCTTATCAAAGATATTACGAAGTTGTAAAACAGATAAACGACCCTAAATTAATTGCCGATACTGAATTGAATATGGCTTTGGTAAAAGGATTATCAAAACATAAACTTCCGGAACAAATTGTTTCGTTTGCCCAAAAAGCCGAATACTCACTAAAAGGCACCAAAACAAAATCACTTTATCTTACCCAGAAAGATCTCGTAAAAGTATTTGGACAACCCGTTAAAAAAGAAAGTGTAGGAGATGAATGCGGTATATATTTAAGCGATCTTTTTTATTATTATCCGGATTTACAGGCATCTGTAGACGAAAAGAAAAATCAGGCAGAAATCGTTAAAGTTTTTATTAACGAAAATAACAAACTTATATTCAGTCAAAACGCTGTTTTAGACCACACTGTATCGGAAAAAGCGTTCATTGAAAAATACGGAACCTATATCGAAGCTTCGATAAAGTCGCCGCATAATTACACTATCATTTTGGAAGACAGTCAATTCAGAATCGAATTTAAAGACGGAAAGCTATTTTCTGTCGAAATATTCTTTTATTGCTGA
- a CDS encoding DUF2625 domain-containing protein, producing MTRKFPLIALLFITFAATAQNKMKKAEELIDKNDPGWTVVEDWIKTAKNKVEVLPVDAGKAKDALYKTQVTTRSPMGAIVYMTGGLLIDDGWIRILGSGNAKFNRTLPDWNKGKSFTEFGEAAPFLLIADDAIGGFYLLNGGGLGTDVGKIYYFSPDNLEYEPLDVTYSEFLGFCFNNDLDKFYEGNRWSSWRAEVSKLKGDEVFNFYPFLWTAEGDVNKSSRKIIPVQEQYGLNLDLRKQLGFQK from the coding sequence ATGACACGAAAGTTTCCCCTAATCGCATTGCTATTTATAACTTTTGCTGCCACAGCACAAAATAAAATGAAAAAAGCGGAAGAACTTATAGATAAAAACGATCCGGGATGGACCGTTGTTGAAGACTGGATTAAAACGGCAAAAAACAAAGTAGAAGTACTGCCTGTCGATGCTGGAAAAGCAAAAGACGCTTTGTATAAAACACAGGTTACGACCCGTTCACCAATGGGGGCGATTGTGTATATGACCGGCGGACTCTTGATTGATGACGGATGGATCCGAATTCTGGGTTCTGGAAATGCAAAATTTAACCGTACGCTTCCGGATTGGAACAAAGGAAAATCGTTTACCGAGTTTGGTGAAGCAGCGCCTTTTTTACTGATCGCAGATGATGCTATTGGCGGGTTTTATCTTTTAAACGGAGGCGGATTAGGAACTGATGTAGGAAAGATTTATTATTTTTCTCCGGATAATCTCGAGTATGAACCGCTTGATGTTACGTATTCGGAATTTTTAGGATTCTGTTTTAATAATGATCTTGATAAGTTTTACGAAGGAAACAGATGGAGCAGCTGGAGAGCAGAGGTTTCAAAACTAAAAGGCGATGAAGTTTTTAATTTCTATCCTTTCCTTTGGACAGCGGAAGGTGATGTAAATAAAAGTTCCAGAAAAATCATTCCTGTTCAGGAGCAATACGGTTTGAATTTAGATTTGAGAAAACAGTTAGGTTTTCAGAAGTAA
- a CDS encoding class I SAM-dependent DNA methyltransferase — protein MDEIIRYYDALASSYDEDRFDNTYGKFLDNQERKILDRILLNKNEEVLDLACGTGRLSNYATIGVDGSSEMIEIAKKKFPQKTFLRNEADTIILDDESVDTIISFHFFMHLNENKINRILLEADRILRKKGRIIFDIPSKKRRNLLGYKKKNWHGANSLDISDFKSNPNFKIKRTFGILFFPIHRFPKSWRKFLVKLDSVLANSFLKEYSSYLIIELEKK, from the coding sequence ATGGATGAAATTATACGTTATTACGATGCTCTTGCGAGTTCTTACGATGAGGATCGGTTTGATAATACTTACGGAAAATTTCTAGATAATCAGGAACGAAAAATTTTAGACAGAATCCTGCTTAATAAAAATGAAGAAGTTCTGGATCTGGCCTGCGGAACAGGCAGACTTTCTAATTATGCCACGATTGGTGTAGACGGCAGTTCTGAAATGATCGAAATAGCCAAAAAAAAATTTCCTCAAAAAACATTTCTGCGCAATGAGGCCGATACTATTATTCTGGATGATGAATCTGTTGATACTATTATCAGTTTTCATTTTTTTATGCATTTAAACGAAAACAAAATAAACCGGATACTGCTTGAGGCCGACAGGATTTTAAGGAAGAAAGGCCGTATTATATTCGATATTCCATCCAAAAAAAGGCGAAATCTGCTGGGTTACAAAAAGAAAAACTGGCACGGTGCAAACAGCCTTGATATTTCTGATTTTAAATCAAATCCGAATTTTAAAATCAAAAGAACATTTGGAATCTTGTTTTTTCCAATTCACAGGTTTCCAAAGTCATGGCGAAAGTTTTTGGTAAAACTGGATTCGGTTCTGGCCAATTCATTCCTAAAAGAATACAGTTCTTATTTAATTATTGAATTAGAGAAGAAATGA
- a CDS encoding aldehyde dehydrogenase, which yields MDYRNDIGYRKETLKKLLHNIQKSEDLIAKALYDDFKKPEFEAVLTETNYVISDLKDTIKNIHKWAKPKRVLPSLLNFPSTDYIYKEPYGDVLVIAPWNYPFQLALCPLIAAVAAGNRVVVKPSELTPNTSSVIAKIIEKTFHVKHVEVCEGGVEVSNKLLAQRWDYIFFTGSVSVGKIVAKAAAENLTPVTLELGGKNPCVIDETANLKLAAKRIVWGKFINAGQTCIAPDYILIQKNMKINFISFLIEEIIKAYGKKIDKSPDFARIINTKNWVRLDQMIEKQKVIFGGETNHDKLYISPTLIEEPSLDSAVMKEEIFGPVLPILTYETEAEIHNVISKYEKPLAFYIFSENNSFAQKLIGKYSFGGGVINDTVVHFSNKRLPFGGVGHSGIGAYHGQMSFDTFSHHKAIVKKANWLDLPMRYAPYKDKLASIKRILDWI from the coding sequence ATGGACTATAGAAACGACATTGGGTACAGAAAAGAAACGCTGAAAAAGTTATTGCATAACATTCAGAAAAGCGAAGATTTAATTGCCAAAGCTTTGTACGATGACTTTAAAAAACCGGAATTTGAAGCTGTTTTAACTGAAACCAATTATGTTATTTCAGATCTAAAAGATACTATTAAAAACATTCATAAATGGGCAAAACCAAAACGAGTTCTGCCTTCCCTGCTTAACTTTCCTTCTACAGATTATATTTATAAAGAACCTTACGGAGATGTTCTCGTGATTGCTCCCTGGAATTATCCGTTTCAACTGGCTTTATGTCCGCTTATTGCTGCCGTTGCTGCCGGAAACCGCGTGGTTGTAAAACCATCAGAACTTACTCCCAATACATCTTCTGTAATTGCTAAAATCATCGAAAAAACATTTCATGTAAAGCATGTTGAAGTGTGTGAAGGAGGCGTAGAAGTTTCGAACAAACTGCTGGCACAGCGCTGGGATTATATTTTCTTTACCGGAAGTGTTTCTGTTGGAAAAATTGTAGCAAAAGCAGCTGCCGAAAACCTGACTCCCGTTACTTTGGAATTAGGCGGAAAAAATCCGTGTGTGATTGACGAAACTGCTAATTTAAAACTGGCTGCCAAACGAATCGTCTGGGGAAAATTCATCAATGCAGGACAAACCTGTATTGCTCCTGATTATATTCTGATTCAGAAAAACATGAAAATCAATTTTATTTCTTTTCTAATTGAAGAAATCATAAAAGCATACGGCAAAAAAATAGACAAATCACCTGATTTCGCCCGGATAATCAATACCAAAAACTGGGTAAGACTCGATCAGATGATAGAAAAGCAGAAGGTGATTTTTGGCGGTGAAACCAATCATGACAAACTTTATATTTCGCCTACTTTAATCGAAGAACCAAGTCTGGACAGTGCTGTAATGAAAGAGGAAATCTTTGGTCCTGTTCTTCCCATACTGACTTATGAAACCGAAGCCGAAATTCATAACGTAATCAGTAAGTACGAAAAACCTCTCGCCTTTTACATCTTCAGCGAAAATAATTCATTTGCTCAAAAATTAATTGGAAAATACTCTTTTGGAGGCGGTGTTATAAACGATACAGTAGTCCATTTTTCCAACAAAAGACTGCCTTTTGGAGGGGTTGGACACAGCGGTATTGGTGCTTATCACGGTCAGATGAGTTTCGATACTTTCTCGCATCACAAAGCCATTGTAAAAAAAGCAAACTGGCTCGATTTACCCATGCGATATGCACCTTACAAAGATAAACTGGCATCAATTAAACGCATTTTGGACTGGATTTAA
- a CDS encoding 2'-5' RNA ligase family protein: protein MHLSQHYNQLYKTSSEAIIKGKYETDAAIKNESDSRFGVTLLIRPNSEIKTKIQLFIDELKKTEPDQYFYPDSDIHVTVLSIISCSENFHVNQISPNDYIQVICKSLVDVDKITIQFKGITASPSALMIQGFPTDETLNNLRDKLRENFKNSGLQQSIDSRYTISTAHSTVMRFQEQLADPKKLIHITDQFRDYDFGEFNVTSLELVYNDWYQRKKNTKVLGEFCLR from the coding sequence ATGCACTTATCCCAACATTACAATCAACTTTACAAAACCTCTTCAGAAGCTATCATAAAAGGAAAATATGAAACAGATGCTGCGATCAAAAACGAATCTGATTCCCGATTTGGCGTAACGCTCCTTATTCGCCCCAATAGTGAAATAAAAACGAAGATTCAGCTTTTTATCGACGAATTAAAAAAAACAGAACCGGACCAGTACTTTTATCCTGATTCTGATATTCACGTTACTGTTTTGTCCATTATCTCCTGTTCGGAAAATTTTCACGTAAACCAAATTTCTCCAAACGATTATATCCAGGTTATCTGCAAAAGTCTTGTTGATGTAGATAAAATCACCATTCAGTTTAAAGGAATAACCGCTTCTCCTTCAGCGCTGATGATTCAGGGTTTTCCAACAGATGAAACTTTAAATAATTTACGCGATAAACTTCGCGAAAATTTCAAAAATTCGGGATTACAGCAAAGTATTGACAGCCGTTACACCATTTCGACAGCACATTCAACCGTAATGCGTTTTCAGGAACAATTAGCTGATCCAAAAAAATTAATACATATTACAGATCAGTTTCGTGATTATGATTTTGGAGAATTCAATGTTACAAGTCTCGAACTCGTTTACAACGACTGGTATCAGCGTAAAAAGAACACCAAAGTTCTGGGTGAATTTTGTTTAAGATAG
- a CDS encoding VanW family protein produces the protein MIRRWKQFKVSLKLLIRFKTDLLSNALFKFPAKNSSNPVFDYSISLSQEIRKNNGFENKVYNLQLASERINQYVLEPGQIFSFFKIIGNPNSGFRKSRTLVNNTLVEEKGGGICQVSGIIYHISLMAGLEILERHNHSIDIYTDETRFAPLGTDATIVYGYKDLRVRNNFSFPIKFQINVKESSIVVSLLSSELIHKRQLFFESLTDKDSTTVNVLGHDRKLLNQSRYKKLQHSL, from the coding sequence ATGATACGGAGATGGAAACAGTTTAAAGTTAGTTTAAAATTACTGATCAGGTTTAAAACCGATCTGTTAAGTAATGCCTTGTTTAAATTTCCTGCTAAAAACAGCAGTAATCCAGTTTTTGATTATTCGATTTCTTTATCTCAGGAAATTAGAAAAAATAACGGTTTTGAGAATAAAGTTTATAATCTGCAGCTGGCTTCGGAAAGGATTAACCAATATGTTCTGGAACCCGGGCAGATTTTCTCGTTTTTTAAAATTATAGGAAATCCCAATTCAGGTTTCAGAAAAAGCAGGACGCTGGTAAATAATACACTGGTGGAAGAAAAGGGAGGCGGTATCTGTCAGGTTTCGGGAATTATTTATCACATAAGCCTCATGGCCGGACTGGAAATTTTAGAAAGGCATAATCATTCTATCGACATTTATACAGACGAAACCAGATTTGCCCCATTAGGAACTGATGCAACCATTGTATACGGCTACAAGGATTTGAGGGTGAGGAACAATTTTTCGTTCCCAATCAAGTTTCAAATAAATGTAAAAGAAAGTTCTATAGTTGTCTCTTTATTAAGTTCTGAACTTATCCATAAAAGACAGCTGTTTTTTGAATCGTTAACCGATAAAGATTCTACAACGGTAAATGTTCTGGGGCATGACAGAAAATTACTGAATCAGTCCCGATATAAAAAGCTCCAACACAGTTTGTAG
- a CDS encoding cation:proton antiporter, which translates to MIEFFRHLLHEFELPLSNPVLIFSLILFIILLCPILLKKINIPGIIGLIISGVVIGPHGLNILAKNSAVDLFSTIGLLYIMFIAGLELDMNEFKANRNKSLLFGFFTFILPLSIGFPVCFYLLQYDFNASFLTASMFATHTLVAYPIVSKLGIAKNQAVAITVGGTILTDTAVLIILAVIMGSSQGNLNQAFWIKLGISLAIFSAIMFLLIPRIAKWFFKKLESEKHAHYIFVLSVVFFAAFLAEVAGVEPIIGAFVAGLALNPLIPHSSALMNRIEFIGNSLFIPFFLISVGMLVDVSVILSGPTALIVAGTLSVVAIFGKWIAAFFAQIAFRYTKTERQLIFGLSSAHAAATLAVILVGFKAKILDENILNGTIILILITCIVASFATEKAAKKIAICEEEFSHEDAGKDQILDEHILIPLAKTSAAASLLDFALLIKDKKSSNPVTLLTIVPNNDQAEKNILKYRKAADKFVIQGSASEVKINTIARIDHNPASGIARTSKEIMSDIVIVGWPKKTGFLDKIFGENVDSIINNVDKNLFICRFSKNFIEEKRLVFICPPFSERGIGFQLLLQKISRLSQELSIPIVIYSDERTHQAIQQIGSSLRLNAKLGFKNVLDWDNFDSISEEIKQTDLIVFNLSRKGSVSYHSIFDRLPQKFDKFFDGNNILLVYPQDDRHESAMDAYEDFTATPLTKSLEAIEQIGRGLGNILKKG; encoded by the coding sequence ATGATAGAATTTTTCAGACATCTATTACACGAATTCGAATTACCGCTCAGCAACCCAGTATTGATTTTTTCTTTAATACTTTTTATAATACTGCTTTGTCCTATTTTATTAAAAAAGATAAATATTCCGGGCATCATCGGGTTAATTATTTCAGGGGTTGTTATTGGGCCGCACGGATTAAATATTCTGGCAAAAAACTCAGCAGTTGATTTATTTTCGACCATTGGGCTTTTGTATATCATGTTTATTGCCGGGCTCGAACTGGATATGAATGAGTTTAAAGCCAACAGAAACAAGAGTTTGTTATTTGGTTTTTTTACGTTTATCCTGCCGCTTTCGATAGGTTTTCCAGTTTGTTTTTATTTATTGCAATACGATTTTAACGCCAGTTTTTTAACGGCAAGTATGTTTGCTACACATACTTTGGTTGCCTACCCTATTGTAAGCAAACTTGGAATCGCAAAAAATCAGGCGGTTGCCATTACCGTTGGAGGAACTATTTTGACAGATACGGCTGTTTTGATTATTCTGGCCGTCATTATGGGAAGCAGTCAGGGAAATTTGAATCAGGCTTTCTGGATCAAATTAGGAATTTCGCTGGCGATTTTCTCTGCCATTATGTTTCTTTTGATTCCTCGTATTGCCAAATGGTTTTTTAAGAAACTTGAAAGCGAAAAACATGCTCACTATATATTTGTGCTTTCGGTGGTTTTCTTTGCTGCCTTTTTGGCCGAAGTAGCAGGAGTAGAGCCTATTATTGGGGCATTCGTTGCCGGATTGGCGCTGAATCCGTTAATTCCGCATTCATCAGCTTTAATGAACCGAATTGAATTTATAGGTAATTCATTGTTTATTCCGTTTTTCCTTATTTCTGTTGGAATGCTGGTTGATGTAAGTGTAATTTTAAGCGGTCCGACAGCATTGATTGTAGCCGGAACTTTGAGTGTTGTGGCTATTTTTGGAAAATGGATTGCTGCATTTTTTGCACAAATCGCTTTTAGATATACCAAAACCGAAAGACAGCTTATTTTTGGGTTGAGCAGTGCACACGCTGCAGCGACTCTGGCGGTAATTTTGGTAGGATTTAAAGCAAAAATCCTTGATGAAAATATCTTAAACGGAACCATTATTTTAATTCTGATTACTTGTATCGTAGCTTCGTTTGCAACTGAAAAAGCCGCGAAAAAAATAGCCATCTGTGAAGAAGAATTTTCACATGAAGATGCCGGAAAAGATCAGATTCTGGACGAACATATTCTAATTCCGCTGGCAAAAACATCGGCAGCGGCCAGTTTACTTGATTTTGCCCTTTTAATTAAAGATAAAAAATCATCAAATCCGGTTACTTTATTAACGATTGTTCCGAATAATGATCAGGCCGAAAAAAATATTTTGAAGTACAGGAAAGCAGCTGACAAATTTGTAATTCAGGGTTCAGCTTCAGAAGTAAAAATTAATACCATTGCCAGAATCGATCACAATCCGGCGAGTGGTATTGCCAGAACGTCAAAAGAAATCATGTCTGATATTGTGATTGTGGGATGGCCGAAAAAGACAGGTTTCCTGGATAAAATTTTTGGAGAAAATGTCGATTCTATTATCAACAATGTCGATAAAAATTTATTCATCTGCAGATTTTCGAAGAATTTTATAGAAGAAAAAAGACTGGTTTTTATTTGTCCGCCTTTTTCTGAAAGAGGAATTGGATTTCAGCTTTTACTACAGAAGATTTCCAGATTATCTCAGGAATTAAGCATTCCAATCGTAATTTATTCTGATGAAAGAACGCACCAGGCCATTCAGCAGATTGGAAGCAGCCTTAGACTGAATGCAAAATTGGGCTTTAAAAACGTATTGGACTGGGATAATTTCGATTCTATTTCAGAAGAAATAAAACAAACTGATTTAATTGTTTTCAATCTGTCCAGAAAAGGTTCTGTTTCCTACCATTCAATTTTTGACCGACTGCCTCAGAAATTCGATAAATTCTTTGACGGAAATAACATTCTTTTGGTTTATCCACAAGATGATCGTCACGAAAGTGCTATGGATGCCTACGAAGATTTTACGGCAACGCCTTTAACGAAAAGTCTTGAAGCGATTGAACAAATTGGCCGTGGTTTAGGAAATATTTTGAAAAAAGGTTAA
- a CDS encoding VOC family protein has translation MNHKIKSIRPFIGARNFELSRSFYRDLGFEETVLESNFSVFKSGETAFYLQDYYAKEWIENTMIFLEVDNVERYYNELKALNLPEKYEGVKLTPIRHLEWGSECFLHDPSGVLWHFGKFV, from the coding sequence ATGAACCACAAAATAAAATCGATCAGACCTTTTATAGGTGCCAGAAATTTTGAATTATCGAGAAGTTTTTATCGCGATTTAGGATTTGAAGAAACCGTTCTGGAATCTAATTTTTCTGTTTTTAAAAGTGGAGAAACTGCTTTTTATCTTCAGGATTATTATGCGAAAGAATGGATCGAAAATACCATGATTTTTCTTGAAGTTGATAATGTAGAACGCTATTACAATGAGCTTAAAGCTTTAAATCTTCCCGAAAAATACGAGGGAGTAAAATTAACACCAATCCGCCATTTAGAATGGGGAAGTGAATGTTTCCTGCATGATCCGTCCGGGGTTTTATGGCATTTTGGGAAGTTTGTTTAA
- a CDS encoding L-serine ammonia-lyase — translation MEECISVFDMLKIGVGPSSSHTLGPWRAAERFLGELKDEAILEQITRVKVDLYGSLSLTGKGHATDLSVMLGLSGQDPEYIPVENIAGIIKTIEDTNEINLANEHKIPFYFLQDIVFNKDFLPFHANGLKFTAYKKDDSEYESTFYSIGGGFVVKEERTNAKIKEEIKCAFPFPIQNAVELLNYTVSENKSISEIVYENEKSMRPEEEIHSELMRIWNTMLECMYIGCHSEGILPGGLHVRRRAFDMHQNLIGLSNYTDPQSWLEEIRKTEVKFRQILKWVSCFALAVNEVNASLGRVVTAPTNGSAGVIPAVLMYYMVIENHNAGEKEIKQFLMVAGEIGSIFKKGSTISAAMGGCQAEIGVSSSMAAAALCELMGGTPAQVLMAAEIAMEHHLGLTCDPIGGLVQIPCIERNTMGAIKAINAAELALETDSKNAKVPLDKVINTMWQTAKDMNSKYKETSEGGLAVAVNMADC, via the coding sequence ATGGAAGAATGTATCTCTGTTTTTGATATGCTTAAAATTGGTGTTGGACCTTCATCCTCACACACTTTGGGTCCGTGGAGAGCCGCAGAACGTTTTTTGGGAGAGCTGAAAGACGAAGCGATTTTAGAGCAGATTACAAGAGTAAAAGTCGATTTGTACGGCTCGCTTTCTTTAACCGGAAAAGGCCACGCGACTGATTTATCTGTTATGCTGGGGCTCAGCGGTCAGGACCCCGAATATATTCCGGTAGAAAATATCGCCGGAATCATTAAAACTATTGAAGATACAAACGAAATCAATCTTGCCAATGAGCATAAAATTCCGTTTTATTTTCTGCAGGACATTGTTTTCAATAAAGATTTTCTTCCCTTCCATGCCAACGGCCTAAAATTTACGGCTTATAAAAAGGATGATTCTGAATACGAATCTACTTTTTATTCTATTGGAGGCGGTTTTGTCGTAAAAGAAGAACGTACAAATGCCAAAATAAAAGAAGAAATAAAATGCGCTTTTCCGTTTCCAATTCAAAACGCGGTTGAGCTTTTGAATTATACGGTTTCTGAAAACAAATCGATTTCTGAAATTGTTTATGAAAACGAAAAATCAATGCGTCCGGAAGAAGAAATTCACTCCGAATTAATGCGCATCTGGAATACCATGCTTGAGTGTATGTACATTGGCTGTCATTCCGAAGGGATTCTTCCGGGCGGTCTTCACGTTCGAAGAAGAGCTTTTGATATGCACCAAAACCTGATTGGTTTATCAAACTATACCGATCCGCAGTCATGGCTGGAAGAAATTAGAAAAACCGAAGTTAAATTTCGTCAGATATTAAAATGGGTAAGCTGTTTTGCATTGGCCGTAAATGAAGTAAATGCTTCACTGGGGCGTGTTGTAACAGCTCCTACAAACGGAAGTGCAGGTGTAATTCCGGCTGTTTTAATGTATTATATGGTAATTGAAAACCATAATGCAGGCGAAAAAGAAATCAAACAATTTTTAATGGTAGCCGGAGAAATTGGAAGTATCTTTAAGAAAGGTTCTACAATTTCGGCTGCAATGGGAGGCTGTCAGGCAGAGATTGGCGTTTCGTCGTCGATGGCAGCGGCGGCTTTGTGCGAATTAATGGGAGGTACTCCTGCTCAGGTTTTAATGGCAGCTGAAATTGCAATGGAACATCATTTAGGCTTAACCTGCGATCCTATTGGCGGTCTGGTTCAGATTCCGTGTATCGAAAGAAATACGATGGGCGCTATAAAAGCCATAAATGCAGCAGAACTTGCTCTTGAAACCGACTCAAAAAATGCAAAAGTACCGTTGGACAAAGTTATCAATACAATGTGGCAGACGGCAAAAGATATGAACTCAAAATACAAAGAAACCTCAGAAGGCGGACTTGCAGTAGCTGTAAACATGGCCGATTGTTAA
- a CDS encoding RluA family pseudouridine synthase: MKILSDKNNLQILHEDNHIIVVNKRVGDIVQGDKTGDKPLSDIVKEYIKVKYNKPGDVFLGVIHRLDRPTTGIVVFARTSKALSRMNELFSNRETKKTYWAVVKNKPKDAAAKLVHYLKRNEKNNTSKAHLKEVPDSKPASLDYKIIKELQNYTALEINLHTGRHHQIRAQLSAIGSPIKGDLKYGADRSNPDGGIHLHARKLVFVHPVSKENITIIAPVPDETIWNAV, encoded by the coding sequence ATGAAAATTCTTTCCGATAAAAATAACCTCCAGATATTACATGAAGACAATCACATTATTGTGGTTAACAAACGTGTTGGCGATATTGTGCAGGGAGATAAAACGGGAGACAAACCTTTGTCTGATATTGTAAAGGAATATATTAAAGTGAAATACAATAAACCGGGAGATGTTTTTTTGGGCGTAATCCATCGTCTGGACAGACCTACAACCGGAATTGTTGTTTTTGCCAGAACCAGCAAAGCATTATCACGAATGAATGAACTGTTCAGCAATCGGGAAACTAAAAAAACCTATTGGGCAGTGGTAAAAAACAAACCAAAAGATGCTGCCGCCAAACTGGTTCATTATTTAAAAAGAAACGAAAAAAACAATACCTCAAAAGCACATTTAAAAGAAGTGCCGGACAGTAAACCGGCAAGTCTGGATTATAAAATAATCAAAGAACTTCAAAACTATACTGCTTTAGAAATCAACCTTCATACAGGGCGCCATCATCAGATTCGTGCTCAGTTGTCGGCTATTGGATCTCCCATAAAAGGGGATTTAAAATACGGCGCCGACAGAAGCAATCCCGACGGCGGTATCCATCTTCACGCCAGAAAATTAGTATTTGTACACCCCGTTTCGAAAGAAAACATCACGATAATCGCTCCGGTTCCGGATGAAACGATTTGGAATGCTGTATGA
- the panB gene encoding 3-methyl-2-oxobutanoate hydroxymethyltransferase, translated as MSVAKKDYKRITTKSLIEMKSNGEKISMLTAYDYTMAKIVDTAGVDVLLVGDSASNVMAGHETTLPITLDQMIYHASSVVRAVERGLVVVDLPFGSYQSDSKEALRSSIRIMKESGAHAVKLEGGKEIRESIKKILNAGIPVMGHLGLTPQSIYKFGTYSVRAKEDEEAEKLMEDAKMLEKIGCFAVVLEKIPAALAEKVAKSISIPVIGIGAGGGVDGQVLVIHDMLGMNNEFSPRFLRRYLNLYEEMTKAIGQYAADVKSSDFPNEKEQY; from the coding sequence ATGTCAGTAGCAAAAAAAGATTATAAAAGAATCACAACAAAGTCATTAATTGAAATGAAAAGCAACGGAGAAAAAATCTCTATGCTTACGGCGTATGATTATACAATGGCTAAAATTGTTGATACCGCGGGAGTCGATGTACTTTTAGTGGGAGATTCGGCTTCAAATGTTATGGCGGGTCACGAAACGACTTTACCAATTACTTTAGATCAGATGATTTACCACGCTTCATCTGTTGTACGTGCTGTAGAAAGAGGTTTGGTTGTAGTTGATTTACCTTTTGGAAGTTACCAGTCAGACTCAAAAGAAGCACTTCGTTCTTCTATCAGAATCATGAAAGAAAGCGGTGCTCATGCCGTGAAACTTGAGGGCGGAAAAGAAATCAGAGAATCTATCAAAAAAATATTAAACGCAGGAATCCCGGTTATGGGACATTTGGGTTTAACTCCTCAGTCAATCTATAAATTTGGAACTTACAGCGTTCGTGCCAAAGAAGATGAAGAAGCTGAAAAACTAATGGAAGACGCTAAAATGCTTGAAAAAATTGGGTGTTTTGCGGTTGTTCTTGAAAAAATTCCGGCTGCATTAGCAGAAAAAGTGGCTAAAAGCATTTCGATTCCGGTTATCGGGATTGGTGCAGGAGGTGGTGTAGACGGACAGGTTTTGGTTATTCACGATATGCTGGGAATGAACAATGAGTTTAGTCCTCGTTTCCTTCGTCGTTACTTAAACCTTTACGAAGAAATGACAAAAGCAATCGGGCAATATGCGGCCGATGTTAAGTCGAGTGATTTCCCTAATGAGAAAGAGCAATATTAG